A part of Nostoc sp. KVJ3 genomic DNA contains:
- a CDS encoding DUF5348 domain-containing protein, with protein MEQLELRQESSGSRLYLMDKPIHAGDCLEVLISEKWFTARCECYREQGNLNWYLIVFNAEGENVIEDCINSVVCRFS; from the coding sequence GTGGAACAGCTAGAGCTACGGCAAGAAAGCAGTGGAAGCCGCCTTTATTTAATGGATAAACCTATCCATGCGGGTGATTGTCTGGAAGTTTTGATATCAGAAAAATGGTTTACTGCTCGTTGTGAGTGCTACAGAGAACAGGGAAACCTTAACTGGTATTTAATTGTTTTCAATGCAGAAGGCGAAAATGTTATAGAAGATTGCATTAACAGTGTGGTGTGTCGTTTTTCTTAA
- a CDS encoding ribbon-helix-helix domain-containing protein encodes MPRPKRAQKDKYGETKQRYQIMLTETASLELDAISEELGITRSELIEKAIRQGLFRQVKLEPSEMTDD; translated from the coding sequence ATGCCAAGACCAAAACGAGCGCAAAAAGATAAATACGGCGAGACGAAGCAGCGATATCAAATCATGTTGACTGAAACTGCATCGCTAGAGTTAGATGCAATATCTGAGGAGTTGGGCATAACCCGAAGTGAATTAATTGAGAAAGCAATTCGCCAAGGGTTATTTAGACAAGTCAAACTAGAACCATCAGAAATGACTGATGACTAA
- a CDS encoding GIY-YIG nuclease family protein, whose amino-acid sequence MVVDASDCVWYVGQATNIKARWAGKTHHRYPQLIRSNKKRSYRIYWQKLAVDLLTEKEKYYIQLLQPELNACKVKKYLPKQPQVEREIKRLLKVLNNPTFLFPVVRSVVAGRYEDNGGIHCIVILININDTSILFQSMKKRHSPK is encoded by the coding sequence GTGGTTGTAGATGCAAGTGACTGTGTTTGGTATGTTGGGCAAGCTACTAATATTAAAGCTCGTTGGGCGGGAAAAACGCATCATCGCTATCCACAATTGATTCGCTCCAATAAAAAACGCTCTTACAGAATCTATTGGCAAAAACTTGCAGTTGATTTATTAACTGAAAAAGAGAAGTATTATATTCAACTGCTTCAGCCGGAACTCAATGCTTGTAAAGTCAAAAAATATTTGCCTAAACAGCCACAAGTTGAACGGGAAATCAAACGTTTACTAAAAGTATTAAATAATCCCACATTCTTGTTTCCTGTGGTTCGTTCTGTAGTTGCTGGCAGGTATGAAGATAATGGTGGTATTCACTGCATAGTTATACTAATCAATATCAATGATACAAGCATATTATTTCAATCCATGAAAAAAAGACATTCCCCCAAGTAA
- a CDS encoding site-specific integrase yields the protein MRVGEVGRVTVPGDEPGQPKEDYPGLYWHNFQWYPDPTPEDRNRGYYTIKFRGKGGKYREIGLDHQTSLVFKKYRGMASDKMPVFANMSPDPKKRGLPLSDRAIKRLIQDISETAKVKFSCHWLRHSHATRAVEHKKCF from the coding sequence ATGCGGGTTGGTGAAGTGGGTCGCGTGACGGTTCCGGGTGATGAACCGGGCCAACCCAAGGAAGATTATCCGGGGTTATATTGGCATAATTTCCAGTGGTATCCCGACCCGACACCAGAGGATAGAAATCGGGGATACTATACGATTAAGTTCCGAGGCAAAGGTGGCAAGTACCGCGAGATTGGGTTAGACCATCAGACTTCGCTTGTTTTCAAAAAGTATCGGGGGATGGCTAGTGATAAGATGCCCGTGTTTGCAAATATGTCGCCTGACCCAAAAAAGCGGGGGTTGCCATTGAGCGATCGGGCAATAAAAAGGTTGATTCAGGATATATCTGAAACTGCAAAGGTGAAGTTTTCATGTCACTGGTTGCGGCATTCTCACGCGACAAGAGCAGTCGAGCATAAAAAATGTTTTTGA